CTGCTGGGAAAGTTGCTGGCGGGGTTGGGGGCGAGAAGCTGAAAGCGGCCGACGGCAAGTAGCGCTGTGAATGCGTGGCGCAAACGCAGCGAGGCGGACAAAAAGGGCTTCGTGAATTATCTCGGACGTCGCTTGCCGACCCGGAGCGGACTGTCGCGCGTTGCGAAAACGGACTTTCGGACCGAACAAGCAAGATAGCAGCCTGAACACCCCCGACGATCGGAATCCGGTCAACCCAATCTGTAGCCAATTAATATCTGCCTGAGACTCGATCATGGCCAACTCCAGAAAACAGAAGCCGCAAACGTCTGGTGTATTCACAACGCCAGATGCGCAAAAGGTGTTTGGCGACCTGTATCTCAAGGGACGTCGCACGACATTACGCCTTCACCTCAAACGAGAACTGCCGGCGTTTCCCGCGTCGACCACGATAACTGGCGAGCTAGGTGACCTGCGGAAAGTTAGCTGTCTAGACTGCGTCATCGGATCGTCGGGCAGTGAATATAAGGGTAACGCGGGCCGATATCACTACGCTGAGATTCTTCCACACTTTGTCACCATCGGTGATCGGCACTTTGCGCCAGGCGAGCCGTCCATCCGGGCAGTTCATTTCACGACACCTGACCTCCCTTCGATTTTTTACGACTTCGGAACGTTCGGCCATATCTTTGCATCAAAATCGGCCATTGAATCCTTTGCGAAGGAATGCGAGCCAAATCATAAAATTGAGTTTGGCGAATCACCGGAAGTTTTCTATTTTTCTGGGAAATATGAGGTTGTCGCAGTAGAGACGCCGATTGGTCGATTCCGTGTATCTCATCAGCCAACTTTCAGCATCGGCAACTCGTTTAGCGAATACATAAAGAACCACATGATTGTGAGCCTAGAGTACTCGCAACCAGTTATCTTCGACGAATGTATCGATCGAATGATGTCGATTCACAGATTCCTAAGTGTTATCGCGGGTCGTAAGCAAGCGATTGAATCCGTTCGCATGGATTTAGTCAACGAGTCAACCAGCACACACTCGACACTTGATTTACATTGGGCGTTCGCACCAAAAAAAACGAAAAATGAAGACAACAAGCCTCAGCCGGCGGATGTTCCGCTCGACGCGGTTCGCCGACCGGAGGAGTTCAAAACAGTCCTCGTGAATTGGTTAAGTCGAGATCCGGAATGGAGAGCGGCACGAATCCGATATGCAGGATGCACAGGGAAAGGGAACTCTTACAGCATTGACCGCCTTGTTGCCGCCGCAAATATGTTCGACATTTTGCCTCCGAATGCTGTGCCCGCAACCTCTAATCTTTCGCCGGAGGTAACCAAGGCACAGAAAGAGTGTCGCGAAATCTTCAAAAAATTGGCACCTGGAGTGGAGCGAGACAGTATTCTCGGGGCGCTAGGGCGGTTGAACAAGCCATCTCTAACGAAGAAAGTGCTTCATCGCGTCGCTATCGTGAGTGACGAATTTGGAAATCGATTTCCGGATCTTGATTTGGTAGCCAAGACCGCAGTCAAGTTTCGCAATTTCTTTGTGCACGGAGGCTCAGATGGATTCGACTATGCGAAGTTGGAGCCATTGATGCCATTCCTCACAGACGCACTGGAATTCATCTTCGCGACCTCTGATTTGATATGCGCGGGGTGGAATGCGGTAGCTTGGGGCGACAAACACTACGGATTCGGGCATAGCTTCACAAGGTTCCGCTGGAGCTATCGAACGAATGCTGATCTTTTGAAAGAGGTGTTGTCCTGATATCGCTGCAAGCCCGAGACTCTAATTTACAAGCGAAACTGACTTTCGCTGCCCTCCCGCCGTCCGCTTAGGGAGGCACAGTGTCGCCTCCTGGCCGAACACCGACAGTCTTCCCGGCGTTCCCCGAAAAACTCGCGACGACTTCAAACAAAAAACCCGCCGCGTAACGCGGCGGGTTTTTCAGATCGCGGCCTGCACGACGTACACCCGCTTGACCCATCAGCCCCGCGCCGGAATATTGAGCCCACGCTCCACAGCCGGCCGCGCAACGAACGCGTCGAGCACCCGCTTGACGTTCCGGAATTCGCTGAAGCCCACGAGGTCGCCCGCTTCATAGAACCCGACGAGGTTCCGCACCCACGGGAAAATCGCGATATCGGCGATCGTGTACGTATCGCCCATCACCCATTGCCGATTCGCGAGATGCGCGTCGAGCACGCCGAGCAGGCGCTTCGACTCGTCGACGTAGCGGTCGCGCGGGCGCTTGTCCTCGTAGTCGCGGCCGGCGAACTTGTGGAAGAAGCCGACCTGGCCGAACATCGGCCCGATGCCGCCCATCTGGAACATCACCCACTGGATCGTCTCGTAGCGGCCCGCGAGATCCTTCGGGATCAACTGGCCCGTCTTGTCCGCGAGATAGATCAGGATCGCGCCCGATTCGAACAGCGGCAGCGGCTTGCCGTCCGGGCCGTTCGGATCGATGATCGCCGGGATCTTGTTGTTCGGGTTCAGCGACAGGAATTCGGGCGAAAACTGATCGTTCGTGTCGAAACGCACGAGGTGCGGCTCGTACGGCAGGCCGGTTTCCTCGAGCATGATCGACACCTTGACGCCGTTCGGCGTCGGCAGCGAGTAGAGCTGGAGACGGTCGGGATGCTGGGCCGGCCACTTTTGCGTGATCGGGAAGGCGGACAGGTCGGACATGGAGGGTCGCTCGTCGAAGTGAAGGATCCGCGCCCCGTTCCTGCTGCCGCGCGCGCCACGGTCGATGGCGGGACGGCAGGGCGGAGCGCGCCGAAAACGCCCACTGTAGCCGATCCCGGCGATCGATGCCGACGGCGGCCGCACGCGACCGCCGCCGCACG
This region of Burkholderia contaminans genomic DNA includes:
- a CDS encoding HEPN domain-containing protein, which produces MANSRKQKPQTSGVFTTPDAQKVFGDLYLKGRRTTLRLHLKRELPAFPASTTITGELGDLRKVSCLDCVIGSSGSEYKGNAGRYHYAEILPHFVTIGDRHFAPGEPSIRAVHFTTPDLPSIFYDFGTFGHIFASKSAIESFAKECEPNHKIEFGESPEVFYFSGKYEVVAVETPIGRFRVSHQPTFSIGNSFSEYIKNHMIVSLEYSQPVIFDECIDRMMSIHRFLSVIAGRKQAIESVRMDLVNESTSTHSTLDLHWAFAPKKTKNEDNKPQPADVPLDAVRRPEEFKTVLVNWLSRDPEWRAARIRYAGCTGKGNSYSIDRLVAAANMFDILPPNAVPATSNLSPEVTKAQKECREIFKKLAPGVERDSILGALGRLNKPSLTKKVLHRVAIVSDEFGNRFPDLDLVAKTAVKFRNFFVHGGSDGFDYAKLEPLMPFLTDALEFIFATSDLICAGWNAVAWGDKHYGFGHSFTRFRWSYRTNADLLKEVLS
- a CDS encoding glutathione binding-like protein, producing MSDLSAFPITQKWPAQHPDRLQLYSLPTPNGVKVSIMLEETGLPYEPHLVRFDTNDQFSPEFLSLNPNNKIPAIIDPNGPDGKPLPLFESGAILIYLADKTGQLIPKDLAGRYETIQWVMFQMGGIGPMFGQVGFFHKFAGRDYEDKRPRDRYVDESKRLLGVLDAHLANRQWVMGDTYTIADIAIFPWVRNLVGFYEAGDLVGFSEFRNVKRVLDAFVARPAVERGLNIPARG